A DNA window from Chloroflexota bacterium contains the following coding sequences:
- a CDS encoding MaoC family dehydratase, with protein sequence MGYLEEMAKYQKTEKQKSFSADFLERQQIEDYEFWDEIEIGKETVIPFKFEVKAEDVIAYAEGVPDANPVFYDEEYAKKCGYDGLVAHPMFATQVLFFVLKKGHGSWIRTPGSRNPGQIIEWHDPIRVGDVLTVKTKSHDKWIKRGKYYMRYLSEMYDQNGKLKGRCFMTLVLPRSKADVLRFIKGEHALEA encoded by the coding sequence ATGGGTTACTTAGAAGAGATGGCGAAATATCAGAAGACGGAAAAACAGAAAAGCTTCTCAGCCGATTTTCTCGAACGGCAACAGATAGAGGATTACGAGTTCTGGGATGAAATAGAGATAGGCAAGGAGACTGTAATACCGTTCAAGTTTGAGGTCAAGGCTGAGGATGTGATTGCTTACGCCGAAGGAGTTCCTGATGCTAATCCAGTGTTTTATGATGAGGAATACGCCAAGAAATGCGGCTATGATGGATTGGTGGCTCATCCCATGTTCGCTACTCAGGTCCTTTTCTTTGTTCTCAAGAAGGGGCATGGTAGCTGGATTAGGACTCCGGGGTCCAGAAATCCCGGCCAGATAATTGAATGGCATGACCCGATTCGGGTAGGCGATGTCCTTACTGTTAAGACTAAAAGCCATGATAAATGGATTAAAAGAGGGAAATATTACATGAGGTATCTGTCCGAGATGTACGACCAGAACGGCAAGTTGAAGGGAAGATGCTTCATGACATTGGTCTTGCCTAGGTCCAAGGCCGATGTGTTGAGGTTCATCAAGGGCGAGCATGCTCTGGAGGCGTGA